In one window of Patescibacteria group bacterium DNA:
- a CDS encoding zinc-ribbon domain-containing protein, producing the protein MFCHRCGKELLENAKFCSSCGTEVHQIDKSKNNNQTSTQQKGGKISGQKIFKIIVIIILILTFISPSISQKQIALLDGVINITIWAIILYIISLFISPQTKSLKAKNNEIKKEIAKEDKEIKELKTKLLEKEDLLAILYVYSLIIIFFIIIILLVLLNNFNRNLLAVNIILLIIIIILMIFIKKIKIETNLIRQQLKK; encoded by the coding sequence ATGTTTTGTCATAGATGCGGAAAAGAGTTATTAGAAAATGCTAAATTTTGTTCTTCCTGTGGAACAGAGGTTCATCAGATAGACAAATCAAAAAATAACAATCAAACTTCTACTCAACAAAAAGGAGGAAAAATTTCTGGACAAAAAATATTTAAAATAATTGTTATAATAATTCTAATTTTAACGTTTATTAGCCCGTCTATATCACAAAAGCAAATTGCTTTATTAGATGGAGTAATTAATATAACTATTTGGGCTATTATTTTATATATAATATCACTTTTTATATCTCCACAAACAAAATCTTTGAAAGCAAAAAATAATGAAATAAAGAAAGAAATAGCAAAAGAAGATAAAGAAATAAAAGAACTAAAAACAAAATTATTAGAAAAAGAAGATTTATTGGCAATATTATATGTATATAGTTTAATTATAATATTTTTTATTATAATAATTTTACTTGTATTATTAAATAATTTTAACAGAAATCTTCTTGCAGTAAATATAATTCTTTTAATAATTATCATAATTTTAATGATATTTATTAAAAAAATAAAAATAGAGACTAATTTAATTAGACAACAATTAAAAAAATAG
- a CDS encoding DNA translocase FtsK — MKIFSKKEFPYILTLFSIWIFALAYYFPNFPANFPAGAGRIKIYNYNTNYLKLISVILFTIGFYISIRRRLFPKTIDEIAEESYEKAKKIVVTFNKISATAIQRELKIGYAASARLLDMLEDNGIIGPANGPRPREVL; from the coding sequence ATGAAAATATTTTCAAAAAAAGAATTTCCTTATATTTTAACATTGTTTAGCATTTGGATTTTTGCCTTAGCTTACTATTTTCCAAATTTTCCTGCTAACTTTCCAGCTGGTGCTGGAAGAATAAAAATATATAATTATAATACAAATTATCTCAAGTTGATATCTGTGATATTATTTACAATAGGATTTTACATATCAATTAGAAGAAGATTATTTCCTAAGACTATAGATGAAATCGCAGAAGAATCATATGAAAAGGCTAAAAAAATTGTTGTAACTTTTAATAAGATATCTGCTACTGCTATACAAAGAGAATTAAAAATTGGTTATGCAGCATCTGCTAGATTATTAGATATGTTAGAAGATAATGGAATAATCGGACCAGCTAATGGTCCCAGACCAAGAGAAGTTTTATAA
- a CDS encoding ImmA/IrrE family metallo-endopeptidase, with translation MDKVKSINKENLEIARNNVGLSTMSATRKISKSKIDLVFEWENGTSLPTWNQITRLAKIYDIPEVLFFSRESIKKNKTIPDYRIGQDSYNDEKIQKLINIVIRRQRWLKQNIKYNLKKNVLQGSGKEIQNPDQLALLIKEKLNIDSYEIKNISGVSSRKKVLDYLIRKAEDCGIFIGKTIHYHRIKVDDMRGLYISDDYCPYIILNRRDALSAQIFSLIHELAHLFRKTDSISNSLEFRHLNKNINYEEIFCNKVAAELLLPTKDLKKTFYDISDINNMAEIYKVSRLMIFYRLKDLNKIDKNDIDNLEEKIRKETDEDVIHKNNKKNTGGSYVNNMRDSNGKLFNNIILELYFDKKINYVEASNLLKFSVESL, from the coding sequence ATGGATAAAGTTAAATCAATAAATAAAGAAAATTTAGAAATTGCAAGAAATAATGTCGGTCTGAGTACTATGTCGGCAACAAGAAAAATTTCAAAATCAAAAATTGATTTAGTTTTTGAATGGGAAAATGGAACATCACTGCCAACGTGGAATCAAATAACTAGATTAGCAAAAATATATGATATTCCTGAGGTACTCTTTTTTTCTAGAGAGTCTATTAAGAAGAACAAAACAATTCCAGACTATAGGATTGGACAAGATTCATATAATGATGAAAAAATACAGAAACTCATTAATATTGTTATTAGAAGACAACGATGGTTAAAACAAAATATTAAATATAACCTAAAAAAAAATGTTTTACAGGGTAGTGGTAAAGAGATTCAAAATCCAGATCAATTAGCTTTATTAATAAAAGAAAAACTAAATATTGATTCTTATGAAATAAAAAATATTTCTGGAGTAAGCTCTCGCAAAAAAGTATTGGATTATTTAATAAGAAAAGCAGAGGATTGTGGAATATTTATTGGAAAAACCATACATTACCATAGAATAAAAGTAGACGATATGAGAGGCCTTTATATTTCTGATGATTATTGTCCTTATATTATTCTTAATAGAAGAGATGCTCTTTCTGCACAGATATTTTCGCTTATACACGAGTTAGCTCATTTGTTTAGAAAAACTGACTCAATATCAAATAGCTTAGAGTTTAGACATTTAAATAAAAACATAAACTACGAGGAAATATTTTGTAATAAAGTTGCCGCTGAATTGTTATTGCCTACAAAAGATCTTAAAAAAACATTTTATGATATATCCGACATTAATAATATGGCAGAAATTTACAAAGTTAGTAGATTAATGATTTTTTATAGACTTAAAGATCTAAATAAAATTGATAAAAATGATATAGATAATTTAGAAGAAAAAATACGTAAAGAAACTGATGAAGACGTTATACATAAAAATAATAAAAAAAATACTGGCGGAAGTTATGTTAATAATATGAGAGATTCAAATGGAAAACTTTTTAATAACATTATTTTAGAACTTTATTTTGATAAAAAAATAAATTACGTAGAGGCATCTAATTTACTCAAATTCTCTGTTGAAAGTCTATGA
- a CDS encoding DUF4411 family protein gives MINNLTKIKYLVDTNVLIELSLWKPIALNLNKDFWYRLSDALKNDKWVLLDVVVWEVRYDKDLKKWLSEQKNKGLVKKINDNNKNRAVEINNQYKIIDDITGKSTVDTYLLAYAEAENLGIFSRESSRINSNQLYKIPDICNILNINKTRSPKAFLKEIGFN, from the coding sequence ATGATAAATAATTTAACAAAAATAAAATACTTAGTTGATACAAATGTTTTAATAGAGCTTTCTCTCTGGAAGCCTATTGCTCTAAATTTAAACAAAGATTTTTGGTATAGACTCTCAGATGCTTTAAAGAATGATAAATGGGTACTTCTCGATGTTGTCGTTTGGGAGGTGCGTTATGATAAAGACTTAAAAAAATGGCTCTCTGAACAAAAAAATAAAGGGTTGGTTAAAAAAATTAATGATAATAATAAAAATCGTGCTGTTGAAATCAATAATCAATACAAAATAATTGATGACATTACTGGCAAATCAACGGTAGACACTTATTTGTTAGCTTATGCAGAAGCCGAAAATTTAGGTATTTTTTCAAGAGAAAGCTCTAGAATTAATTCTAATCAATTATACAAAATTCCAGATATATGTAATATTTTAAATATCAATAAAACTAGAAGCCCTAAGGCTTTTTTAAAAGAAATAGGATTTAATTAA